Proteins from a genomic interval of Massilia sp. KIM:
- a CDS encoding carboxymuconolactone decarboxylase family protein, which produces MSDRLGPIPDADLTPAQRAAAQEIINGPRGAVYGPFVPLLRSPELMGLAQRMGEYLRYRSAVGIRLSELAILVTARQWDQQVEWTIHAPIAEKVGIPTNVILAISERRRPEGMLVDEAVVHDFCVELHEHKAVSDRTYADALALFGEQGVVDLMGINGYYTFLAMVMNTARTAVPEGDGWVLPE; this is translated from the coding sequence ATGAGCGACCGACTCGGCCCGATTCCCGACGCAGACCTGACCCCGGCCCAGCGCGCCGCCGCCCAGGAGATCATCAACGGCCCGCGCGGCGCGGTGTACGGGCCCTTCGTGCCGCTGTTGCGCAGTCCCGAGCTGATGGGGCTGGCGCAGCGCATGGGGGAATACCTGCGCTACCGCAGCGCGGTCGGGATCCGCCTGTCGGAGCTGGCCATCCTCGTCACCGCGCGCCAGTGGGACCAGCAGGTGGAGTGGACGATCCACGCGCCGATCGCGGAGAAGGTCGGGATTCCGACGAACGTGATTTTGGCGATCTCGGAGCGCCGGCGGCCGGAGGGCATGCTGGTGGACGAGGCGGTGGTGCACGACTTCTGCGTCGAGCTGCACGAGCACAAGGCGGTGTCGGACCGGACCTATGCGGATGCGCTGGCCTTGTTCGGGGAGCAGGGGGTGGTCGATCTCATGGGGATCAACGGGTATTACACGTTTCTGGCGATGGTGATGAACACGGCCAGGACGGCGGTGCCGGAGGGGGATGGGTGGGTGTTGCCGGAGTGA
- a CDS encoding alpha/beta hydrolase — MSELLENIEIETAPNPRAAIIWLHGLGADGNDFVPIVRELDLAGLPGIRFVFPHAKTMPVTINGGYVMRAWYDIIGTDLTRREDEAGLRASQREVEALIAREKARGIPASRIILAGFSQGCAMTLQTGMRHPEKLAGMLCLSGYLPLAAVAGTERSEASLQTPVFMAHGRQDPVVPFQRAEQSREVLEALGYQVEWHAYQMQHSLCLEEVQDIGKWIRKVLA, encoded by the coding sequence ATGAGCGAACTGTTGGAAAACATCGAGATCGAGACCGCGCCCAACCCGCGAGCCGCGATCATCTGGCTGCACGGCCTGGGCGCCGACGGCAACGACTTCGTGCCCATCGTGCGCGAACTGGACCTGGCCGGGCTGCCGGGCATCCGCTTCGTGTTCCCGCATGCGAAGACCATGCCGGTGACCATCAACGGCGGCTACGTGATGCGCGCCTGGTACGACATCATCGGCACCGACCTGACCCGCCGCGAGGACGAAGCCGGCCTGCGCGCCTCGCAGCGCGAAGTCGAGGCCCTGATCGCGCGCGAGAAGGCGCGCGGCATCCCGGCCTCGCGCATCATCCTGGCCGGCTTCTCGCAGGGCTGCGCCATGACCCTGCAGACCGGCATGCGCCATCCCGAGAAGCTGGCCGGCATGCTGTGCCTGTCCGGCTACCTGCCGCTGGCGGCGGTGGCCGGAACGGAACGCAGCGAAGCCAGCCTGCAGACGCCGGTGTTCATGGCGCATGGCCGCCAGGACCCGGTGGTGCCCTTCCAGCGCGCCGAGCAGTCGCGCGAGGTGCTGGAGGCGCTGGGCTATCAGGTGGAGTGGCATGCTTATCAGATGCAGCATTCGCTGTGCCTGGAAGAGGTGCAGGATATCGGGAAGTGGATCAGGAAGGTGTTGGCCTGA
- a CDS encoding fumarylacetoacetate hydrolase family protein, whose protein sequence is MRLVRYGRPGKEKPGLFDEEGRLRDLSGIIDDIDASVLSDKALRKLAKIDWKTLPLVRGNPRLGVPVKGVGKFIGIGMNYADHAAETGSAVPTEPIFFTKAISCLNGPDDPIQLPKGSKKTDWEVELGVVIGTRAQYVEEDEALKYVAGYCVVNDVSERAFQFELGSQWDKGKGCDTFGPVGPFLVTRDEVFDVQDLDLYLELNGKRMQTGNTSNMIFTVAQIVSYVSRFMTLEPGDIITTGTPPGVGMGRSPQRFLKKGDKLRLGIAGLGEQQQEVVGFAKVK, encoded by the coding sequence ATGAGATTGGTGCGCTATGGCCGCCCGGGCAAAGAGAAGCCGGGCCTGTTCGACGAAGAGGGCCGCCTGCGCGACCTGTCCGGGATCATCGACGACATCGATGCGTCGGTCCTGTCGGACAAGGCCTTGCGCAAGCTGGCGAAGATCGACTGGAAGACCCTGCCGCTGGTGCGCGGCAATCCGCGCCTCGGGGTGCCGGTCAAGGGCGTGGGCAAGTTCATCGGCATTGGCATGAACTATGCGGACCACGCGGCCGAAACCGGCTCGGCGGTGCCGACTGAGCCGATCTTCTTCACCAAGGCGATCAGCTGCCTGAACGGCCCGGACGATCCGATCCAGCTGCCCAAGGGCTCGAAGAAGACCGACTGGGAGGTCGAGCTGGGCGTGGTGATCGGCACGCGCGCGCAATACGTCGAGGAAGACGAGGCGCTCAAGTACGTGGCGGGCTACTGCGTGGTCAACGACGTGTCGGAGCGCGCCTTTCAGTTCGAGCTGGGATCTCAGTGGGACAAGGGCAAGGGCTGCGACACCTTCGGCCCGGTGGGGCCCTTCCTGGTGACGCGCGACGAGGTGTTCGACGTGCAGGACCTGGATCTCTACCTGGAGCTGAACGGCAAGCGCATGCAGACCGGGAATACCTCGAACATGATCTTCACGGTGGCGCAGATCGTGAGCTACGTGTCCCGCTTCATGACCCTGGAGCCGGGCGACATCATCACCACCGGCACGCCGCCGGGCGTGGGGATGGGCAGATCGCCCCAGCGCTTCCTGAAGAAGGGCGACAAGCTCAGGCTCGGGATCGCGGGGCTGGGGGAGCAGCAGCAGGAGGTGGTGGGGTTTGCCAAGGTGAAGTGA
- a CDS encoding cytochrome c family protein, translating into MRSLLFVTVTVLLLAGCKDKPPPAGVQGDPERGRIALTQYACHACHVVPGVTGSEVYVGRPLEDLSKRKYIAGQLPNSQANLVRWIRDPQSIDPETAMPAMGVSERDALDISAYLLTQ; encoded by the coding sequence ATGAGGAGCCTGTTGTTCGTCACGGTCACGGTCCTGCTGCTGGCCGGCTGCAAGGACAAGCCGCCGCCCGCCGGCGTGCAGGGCGACCCGGAACGCGGGCGCATCGCCCTGACCCAGTATGCCTGCCACGCCTGCCACGTGGTGCCGGGCGTGACCGGTTCCGAGGTCTACGTCGGGCGGCCGCTCGAAGACCTGTCCAAGCGCAAGTACATCGCCGGGCAGCTGCCCAACAGCCAGGCCAACCTGGTGCGCTGGATCCGCGATCCGCAATCCATCGATCCCGAGACCGCCATGCCGGCGATGGGCGTGAGCGAGCGCGACGCGCTCGACATCAGCGCCTATCTTCTGACCCAGTAG
- a CDS encoding aspartate aminotransferase family protein: MSHIIHRNLRQVPPVAVGADGITIRAADGKTYLDASGGAAVSSLGHGHPDVIAAMHRQIERCAYAHTSFFTTEVAEELADRLVAGAPQDLSGVYLVSGGSEAMETALKLARQYWVEMNEPQRHLFLARRQSYHGNTLGALAVGGNEWRRKAFAPLLMDTVRVSACYEYRNRPGHQSVDEYTASLLDELETTILKTGPENILAFCAEPVVGATGGAIPPTPGYFKGVREICDRHRILFIADEVMCGMGRTGTMYAIEQEGVAPDIVAVAKGLAGGYQPIGAVLAHKAIVDCIRHGSGAFQHGHTYIGHPVAAAAALAVQKVIERDDLLGRVRSRGATLRRMLGDVFGVHEHVGDIRGRGMFLALEFVQDRETKEPFAPERRLHAVLKQKAMEKGLMVYPMGGTIDGQRGDHVLLAPPFIATAADLSEIVSRLEDAVEEALRQ; the protein is encoded by the coding sequence ATGAGTCACATCATCCACCGCAACCTGCGCCAGGTCCCGCCGGTCGCTGTCGGCGCCGACGGCATCACCATCCGCGCCGCCGACGGCAAGACCTATCTCGACGCCAGCGGCGGGGCAGCCGTGTCCTCGCTGGGGCACGGCCACCCGGACGTCATCGCCGCCATGCACCGCCAGATCGAGCGCTGCGCCTACGCCCACACCAGCTTCTTCACCACCGAGGTGGCCGAGGAGCTGGCCGACCGCCTGGTAGCCGGCGCGCCCCAGGACCTGAGCGGGGTCTACCTGGTCTCGGGCGGCTCGGAAGCGATGGAGACGGCGCTCAAGCTCGCGCGCCAGTACTGGGTGGAGATGAACGAACCGCAGCGCCACCTGTTCCTGGCGCGCCGCCAGAGCTACCACGGCAACACCCTGGGTGCGCTGGCGGTGGGCGGCAACGAATGGCGGCGCAAGGCCTTCGCGCCGCTGCTGATGGACACGGTGCGCGTGTCCGCCTGCTACGAATACCGTAACCGCCCCGGGCACCAGAGCGTGGACGAATACACCGCCAGCCTGCTCGACGAGCTGGAAACCACCATCCTGAAAACCGGTCCCGAGAACATCCTCGCCTTCTGCGCCGAGCCGGTGGTGGGCGCCACCGGCGGCGCCATCCCGCCCACGCCCGGCTACTTCAAGGGCGTGCGCGAGATCTGCGACCGCCACCGCATCCTCTTCATCGCCGACGAGGTGATGTGCGGGATGGGGCGCACCGGCACCATGTACGCGATCGAGCAGGAGGGTGTGGCGCCGGACATCGTGGCGGTGGCCAAGGGCCTGGCGGGCGGCTACCAGCCGATCGGCGCGGTGCTGGCGCACAAGGCGATCGTGGACTGCATCCGCCACGGCAGCGGGGCCTTCCAGCACGGGCACACCTACATCGGGCATCCGGTCGCGGCGGCGGCCGCGCTGGCGGTGCAGAAGGTGATCGAGCGCGACGACCTGCTGGGGCGGGTGCGCAGCCGTGGGGCCACCTTGCGGCGCATGCTGGGCGACGTGTTCGGGGTGCACGAGCACGTGGGGGATATTCGCGGACGCGGCATGTTCCTGGCGCTGGAGTTCGTGCAGGACCGCGAGACCAAGGAGCCGTTCGCGCCGGAGCGCAGGCTGCATGCGGTGCTCAAGCAGAAGGCGATGGAGAAGGGTTTGATGGTGTATCCGATGGGCGGGACCATCGATGGGCAGCGCGGCGACCACGTGCTGCTGGCGCCGCCTTTCATTGCGACGGCGGCGGATTTGTCGGAAATCGTGTCGCGGCTGGAGGATGCGGTGGAGGAGGCGTTGAGGCAGTGA
- a CDS encoding cytochrome c, translating to MLSNRTRLVIKTVIGTLLLGALVGGAAGLMVLFGGWYNIGATKQHFPYVYAVLEQGMRYSVQHHAQDIVAPRLGAPQQVLRGAAVYRDNCAQCHGGPGVAQSTIGMSMQPAPGPLSDAHQRWETRELYWITRNGIKMSGMPAWEYHMSESDLWAVVAFVSSMPTMSAAEYRRVTAQSPQSPQSPQSLQSPQSLQSPQSPQSQFQAQAATQEEGRP from the coding sequence ATGCTATCGAATCGTACGCGACTCGTCATCAAGACCGTGATCGGCACGCTGCTGCTGGGTGCGCTCGTGGGTGGGGCCGCGGGGCTGATGGTGCTGTTTGGCGGCTGGTACAACATCGGCGCGACCAAGCAGCACTTCCCCTATGTGTACGCGGTGCTGGAGCAGGGCATGCGTTACTCGGTCCAGCATCACGCGCAGGACATCGTGGCGCCCAGGCTGGGCGCGCCGCAGCAGGTGCTGCGCGGCGCCGCCGTCTACCGCGACAACTGCGCGCAGTGCCACGGCGGGCCGGGCGTGGCCCAGTCCACCATCGGCATGAGCATGCAGCCAGCGCCGGGGCCGCTGTCGGACGCCCACCAGCGCTGGGAAACGCGGGAGCTGTACTGGATCACCCGTAACGGCATCAAGATGAGCGGCATGCCGGCCTGGGAATATCACATGAGCGAGAGCGACCTGTGGGCGGTGGTGGCTTTCGTGTCCAGCATGCCCACGATGTCGGCGGCCGAATACCGGCGCGTCACCGCGCAGTCGCCGCAGTCTCCGCAGTCTCCGCAGTCCCTGCAGTCCCCGCAGTCCCTGCAGTCCCCGCAGTCCCCGCAGTCTCAATTCCAAGCGCAGGCGGCAACCCAAGAGGAGGGGCGGCCATGA